A region from the Caldisericota bacterium genome encodes:
- a CDS encoding OsmC family protein — MAEKNITKVELKQAYGLTVMARANSNHWIVMDGPEDFKGHDGAPRPMELFLMGAAGCTSQDIISILDRMKVKYNDYKLKITAEKAPDHPHVFTKINLTYMIWGDVPDDKFKTAIELSETKYCSALAMLRKTAEIHSEYKIFKE, encoded by the coding sequence ATGGCAGAAAAAAACATTACCAAAGTAGAACTTAAACAAGCATACGGTCTTACAGTAATGGCAAGGGCAAACTCTAACCACTGGATCGTGATGGACGGCCCAGAAGATTTTAAAGGCCACGATGGTGCACCAAGACCCATGGAACTATTTCTAATGGGAGCAGCAGGATGTACATCCCAGGATATAATATCAATTCTTGATAGAATGAAAGTTAAATACAATGATTATAAATTAAAGATAACTGCAGAAAAAGCACCTGATCATCCGCATGTATTCACAAAAATTAATCTTACCTACATGATCTGGGGAGATGTACCCGATGATAAATTTAAAACCGCAATCGAACTCTCTGAAACAAAGTATTGCTCAGCATTGGCCATGCTGCGAAAAACTGCTGAAATACACTCAGAGTACAAAATTTTTAAAGAATAA
- the nrdD gene encoding anaerobic ribonucleoside-triphosphate reductase, translating to MNAREDEKGNLILENGEVIPEEKRQKVEVYSRVVGYLRPVSQYNKGKQEEFKKRKMYNLFKEK from the coding sequence ATGAACGCAAGAGAAGACGAAAAAGGTAACCTTATTTTGGAGAATGGAGAGGTTATCCCTGAAGAAAAAAGACAAAAAGTAGAAGTGTATTCACGAGTGGTTGGCTATCTAAGGCCAGTAAGCCAGTATAATAAAGGAAAACAGGAAGAGTTTAAAAAAAGAAAAATGTACAATCTCTTCAAAGAGAAGTAA